The following are encoded together in the Pleurocapsa sp. FMAR1 genome:
- a CDS encoding AbrB/MazE/SpoVT family DNA-binding domain-containing protein, protein MITKLPHHLTNLSENGRVLIPAEIRKSLNLKAGDRLVMTVIDGEIRLVPQLEVIKRAQNIIAKYVDPRRSLSDELMQERRKEAKREVEE, encoded by the coding sequence TTGATTACTAAATTGCCTCATCATTTAACAAATCTTTCAGAGAATGGCAGAGTTTTAATTCCTGCCGAAATTAGAAAATCACTTAATCTTAAGGCGGGCGATCGATTAGTCATGACCGTTATTGATGGCGAGATTCGTTTAGTGCCTCAGTTGGAAGTTATTAAACGCGCTCAAAATATCATTGCTAAGTATGTTGACCCTAGGCGATCGCTTTCTGATGAGCTAATGCAAGAAAGACGAAAAGAGGCCAAGCGTGAAGTCGAAGAATAA
- a CDS encoding SDR family NAD(P)-dependent oxidoreductase — MNSSEQESANLSISHGDALPSSVLTMTLSEILVRAAAYETGITIKSDPKTKIFLSYSDLLRDAEAILSGLRQKGLQPKDRVILYLRDTRCFFAGLWGCFLGGFVPIPLSVDLNFNSSKLHQTWELCQSPLIITDSDIKDLKAIALKSLLANEPDGNWHCSQLDDLALLLFTSGSTGKPKGVMLSARNLLASVYGMAKVNNLSQQDITLNWMPIEHVASLVMFHLTEVYLGCQQIQVKSELILQNPLQWLDLIDRYRVTATWSPNFAYNLVNEKLASTAEHNWDLSCLRWMGNGAEAVVGQTTQRFLELLAPYGLKSSVVSPGYGMSETTSGIAHSNDFYHNMNRQFVQVGAPIPGISLRIVDEKNELVPEGKIGLLQVKGETVTAGYYQQPELNEEIFTADGWFNTGDLGFLSAGRLTITGRQKDVMIINGVNYYNHDIETVVEAIANVTISYTAACGVKDSNEQEQIAIFFNTNQKQDKLRELINQIRKAVFEQIGIAPAYIIPVTKDAIPKTAIGKIQRSQLGQRFAAGEFNEVVEEVAESFNQRDLSQQELPSNAIEQQLVEVWKEVLNLATVSVNDNFFELGGNSLLLMQVLSKLTPEHNHLSAVTLFQYPTISALADYLNCDRESVAIQQGKRRGELRRQATVNKDVAIIGMSCRFPGANNIEEFWHNLCNGVESISFFEDAEILDSGVDQELLNNPNYVKASPILDDIAGFDADFWGYSPKEAQLLDPQQRLFLECAWSSLEDAGYDPFTYKGEIALYGGAATNTYLLNNIYPNRHTIDEQDDLKVINLSSMGGFQASTANDKDYLTTRISYKLNLTGSSVNVQTACSTSLVTVHLACQSLINSECDLALAGGVSVHSPQKMGYLYQEGMILSPDGHCRAFDESAGGTIFGSGAGMVVLKLLDKAIEDGDRIYGIVKGSAVNNDGGTKVGYFAPNVDGQTRAVAEALAYADIPPQSVSYIEAHGTGTKLGDPIEIKALTQAYHDDTRKIGYCAVGSVKTNVGHLQMASGIVGLIKTTLCLYHQKIPASLHFNNPNPQINFERSPFYINTQLQDWKSDNYPRRAGVNSLGIGGTNAHLILEEFTVEKSNKQQLPGYLLTLSAKTEPALQELVKSYQDYLRANGCSPLRDICFTSNIGRYHFDYRLGVVARDKQELAAKLNQIYIVNRIQNNNKIAFLFTGQGSQYVGMAQQLYNTQPVFKENCDRCLEILQPDYDKALLEVFIDLNENYLAQRRKDAKKSAKIGITSLYTINETQYTQPLLFTIEYSLAQMWLSWGIKPDVVMGHSIGEYVAACLAGVFSLEDALKLVSARSKLIQSLPTNGAMLAVFCDQEKIDFVLNKNISIAAYNGSHIVLSGLKVDIDNIIKELESSEIKTQLLNVNYAFHSPLMQPIIEDFEKVAKTINYSLPQILMISNITGELANEPVATPQYWTDHILKPVQFAKSIKYLDRQVSIFLEVGTKPTLTGMAQSISDNKLFLYSLNPKHDDWLQILEALSQLYIAGVDINWSEVSKNYNGQKISLPTYPFQRQRYWFDIPKPDIIRQYRNNTLQTTHPLLGKPLSSPLKQTIFQSHLQSNSITWLQDHCLANKPVLPGTAYLEMVIASGVFQFKTKRLTIKDVAIDSPLYIKESYVPEIQLILSPEQDTAACEVYSFDNDNEQWQLNSSGQVLPLEATADKLQLEVIKSWFKNLELDVTQYYQQCQQRGINYGKSFQGIKQLWANENEALGLIELPNHLNSNEYYFHPALLDSCLQILFAALPSELSTATYIPVGLDKLDLYSLPGNKVWSYLELEQDSKYNTGLSAKIQLYNDYGDLVAKLTGLKSQAVNSQPRWQNWLYQQQWIQQPLSSKSSLAIETGTWLIFADSTGIGNKLLTLLELQQQQCHLVTRHIIKDNPEAFQSLIQQHQDLAGVIYLCSLDEIEDWRECESYLYLVQALIQHNDNPPLWFVTRNAQPVDNYQLTSAIKQSCLWGMQKAIALEHPELLCVGIDLDRNSTNNEAETIFQEICAVLNEQVGYRNNQRYVARLVRFDKETKRQGDEETRRRGDKETGRLGDKETGRENSTEFNLQLEINDPGNLDSLQWKSISRQQPQDHEIEIEVKATGLNFRDVMVALDLYPDETKFLGLECAGIVTALGKEVNDFKLGDAVIAISDNSFSRYLTVNSLLAIPKPESLSYEEAATIPVTFLTAYYTLIYLARIQPGEKVLIHSAAGGVGLAAIQIAQQQGAEIFATASTPKWELLRSMGVKNIMNSRSLDFAEEIVSATDGKGVDVILNSLSGEFISKSVSVLNDRGHFIEIGKQGIWSKQDVAEVKPNINYFIIDLWRITQDQPELIQQMLGDVLSQFATEKLKPLPHTIFSSDKIIDAFRYMQQGKHQGKIIITPSPRHPITPLLPHFDGTYLITGGMGAIGLEVAQWLTTKGIKNIVLLGRSAVKPELQSKLQKIQGDAQVNLIKADIADTNQLAQALSQIESTLPPLRGVIHCAGVTSDRTILKQDWSSFSQVLAPKVQGAWNLHLLTQKYDLESFILFSSASSLVGSPGQANYCAANAFLDALAHGRRRLGLPASAINWGAWQNTGLAADTQIIESLKQKGIGSIKPTEGIEILEQLLLHSPTQIGVIPIDWNVWNKNNSAIPFYNNFIDSHPISIANLDFKQQLLNVEASQRQGLLIEQISQQVANILGIKNINQIDLELGFAELELDSLGSVELRNKLQSSYNLKLSATVIFDYSNVNKLANYLLKTMFNKNVSEQNIDLDNDLNQINNLLETEAESLLIEQLKNFNF; from the coding sequence ATGAATTCGTCTGAACAAGAGTCAGCTAATCTGTCTATTAGTCACGGGGATGCTTTACCAAGTTCTGTTTTAACCATGACGTTATCAGAAATTCTTGTGCGCGCGGCAGCTTATGAAACAGGAATCACGATTAAAAGTGACCCTAAGACAAAGATTTTTTTATCTTACAGCGATTTACTCCGAGATGCTGAAGCTATTTTAAGCGGATTGCGTCAAAAAGGTTTACAGCCCAAGGATCGGGTGATTTTGTATCTGCGAGATACTCGGTGTTTTTTTGCTGGTTTGTGGGGCTGTTTTTTGGGGGGATTTGTGCCAATTCCCTTAAGTGTGGATTTGAATTTTAATAGCAGCAAATTACATCAAACGTGGGAACTATGCCAGTCTCCTTTAATTATTACCGACAGCGACATCAAAGATTTAAAAGCGATCGCACTCAAGAGCTTATTGGCTAACGAACCTGACGGTAATTGGCATTGTAGTCAGCTAGACGACTTAGCTTTGTTGCTATTTACCTCTGGTAGTACGGGAAAGCCAAAAGGAGTAATGTTGTCGGCGCGTAATCTTTTGGCTAGTGTTTACGGCATGGCGAAAGTAAATAATCTATCTCAACAGGATATTACTTTGAATTGGATGCCCATAGAACACGTTGCTAGTTTAGTAATGTTTCATTTGACTGAGGTTTACCTTGGATGTCAACAAATTCAGGTCAAAAGTGAATTGATTCTCCAAAATCCGTTGCAATGGTTAGATTTGATCGATCGATATCGCGTTACCGCTACCTGGAGTCCAAATTTTGCCTATAACTTAGTTAATGAGAAGCTGGCATCTACAGCAGAACATAACTGGGATTTGTCCTGTTTGCGCTGGATGGGCAATGGTGCAGAAGCGGTTGTGGGTCAAACTACTCAGCGTTTTTTAGAATTACTCGCACCCTATGGCTTAAAATCTTCTGTAGTTAGTCCTGGCTATGGAATGTCAGAAACGACATCAGGGATAGCCCATTCTAATGACTTTTATCATAATATGAATCGGCAGTTTGTGCAAGTAGGCGCACCTATCCCTGGAATATCTCTAAGAATTGTGGATGAGAAAAATGAGCTTGTCCCCGAAGGAAAGATAGGCTTGTTACAGGTAAAGGGCGAAACGGTTACGGCGGGGTATTATCAGCAGCCAGAATTAAACGAAGAGATATTTACTGCTGATGGCTGGTTCAATACGGGAGACTTAGGCTTTTTGAGCGCAGGACGACTGACGATTACTGGTCGTCAAAAAGACGTGATGATTATTAACGGGGTTAACTATTACAACCATGATATCGAAACTGTAGTCGAAGCGATCGCCAATGTTACTATTTCTTATACGGCTGCTTGTGGCGTAAAAGACAGTAACGAGCAAGAACAAATAGCAATCTTTTTTAATACCAACCAGAAGCAAGACAAGCTAAGAGAATTAATCAATCAAATACGTAAAGCAGTCTTTGAGCAGATAGGAATCGCACCAGCCTATATTATCCCCGTTACTAAAGATGCTATTCCCAAAACGGCGATCGGTAAAATTCAAAGATCCCAGCTTGGTCAAAGATTTGCAGCAGGAGAATTTAATGAGGTAGTAGAAGAAGTTGCCGAGTCATTTAACCAAAGAGATTTAAGTCAGCAGGAGTTGCCAAGTAATGCGATCGAGCAACAACTGGTTGAAGTATGGAAAGAAGTTTTAAATTTGGCTACCGTAAGCGTAAACGATAACTTTTTTGAGTTAGGCGGTAATTCTCTATTACTAATGCAGGTATTGAGCAAATTAACGCCTGAACATAATCATCTATCTGCGGTAACGTTGTTTCAATATCCTACTATTTCTGCTTTAGCTGATTATCTCAACTGCGATCGAGAGTCTGTTGCAATACAGCAGGGTAAACGTCGGGGAGAATTACGTCGTCAAGCTACAGTCAATAAAGACGTGGCAATTATTGGGATGTCCTGTCGTTTTCCTGGGGCAAATAATATAGAGGAGTTTTGGCATAATCTTTGCAATGGCGTAGAGTCCATTAGCTTTTTTGAAGATGCAGAAATTCTCGACTCTGGAGTCGATCAAGAGTTACTCAATAATCCCAACTACGTAAAAGCTAGTCCAATTCTCGACGACATAGCAGGTTTTGATGCGGATTTTTGGGGCTATAGTCCCAAAGAGGCACAACTATTAGATCCGCAGCAGCGTTTATTTCTCGAATGCGCTTGGTCAAGTTTAGAAGATGCGGGGTACGATCCTTTTACTTACAAAGGAGAGATCGCGCTCTACGGTGGTGCAGCAACAAATACCTATCTGTTAAATAACATATATCCCAACCGTCATACCATTGATGAGCAGGATGACCTAAAGGTAATAAATCTAAGCTCGATGGGAGGCTTTCAAGCCAGTACTGCAAACGACAAGGATTATCTTACTACTAGAATATCCTATAAACTAAATCTTACAGGTTCTAGTGTAAATGTGCAAACCGCTTGTTCTACATCCTTGGTTACAGTTCACTTAGCTTGTCAGAGCTTAATCAACTCCGAATGCGATCTAGCCCTGGCGGGAGGAGTTTCTGTTCACTCTCCGCAGAAAATGGGCTATTTATACCAAGAAGGAATGATTTTATCTCCTGATGGTCACTGTCGCGCTTTTGATGAGTCAGCGGGTGGAACGATCTTTGGTAGTGGTGCGGGGATGGTGGTGCTGAAGCTATTAGATAAAGCAATAGAAGATGGCGATCGCATTTATGGAATTGTCAAAGGATCGGCAGTTAATAATGATGGTGGCACCAAAGTCGGTTATTTTGCTCCGAATGTAGATGGGCAAACTAGAGCAGTAGCCGAAGCATTAGCATACGCAGACATACCACCGCAATCTGTTAGCTATATTGAAGCACACGGTACGGGAACAAAGCTAGGCGATCCCATTGAAATCAAGGCATTGACTCAAGCATATCATGATGATACCAGAAAAATAGGTTATTGTGCGGTTGGTTCAGTTAAAACCAATGTGGGACATCTACAAATGGCATCGGGGATAGTTGGTTTAATTAAAACTACCCTTTGTTTATATCACCAAAAAATACCTGCTAGTCTACACTTTAATAATCCTAATCCCCAGATAAATTTTGAGCGCAGTCCTTTTTATATTAATACTCAGTTACAAGACTGGAAAAGCGATAACTATCCCCGTCGTGCTGGAGTAAATTCTTTGGGTATTGGTGGTACTAATGCTCACTTAATTTTAGAAGAGTTTACTGTTGAAAAAAGCAATAAGCAACAGCTTCCAGGATATTTATTAACCCTATCAGCGAAAACCGAACCTGCCTTACAGGAGTTAGTAAAAAGCTATCAGGATTATCTAAGGGCGAACGGCTGTTCGCCCCTACGAGATATATGTTTTACCAGTAATATTGGTAGATATCACTTTGATTATCGACTGGGTGTAGTAGCGAGGGATAAACAAGAATTAGCCGCTAAATTAAATCAAATATATATAGTCAATAGGATTCAAAATAACAACAAGATAGCCTTTTTGTTTACAGGACAAGGTTCGCAATATGTCGGCATGGCACAACAATTGTACAATACCCAACCTGTGTTTAAGGAGAATTGCGATCGCTGTTTGGAAATTCTACAGCCTGATTATGATAAGGCATTGCTGGAAGTATTTATTGACTTGAATGAAAATTATCTCGCGCAGAGACGCAAAGACGCAAAGAAGAGCGCCAAGATTGGAATTACAAGTTTATATACAATCAACGAAACCCAATACACCCAACCTTTATTATTCACGATTGAATACTCCCTGGCGCAAATGTGGCTATCTTGGGGAATCAAACCTGATGTAGTAATGGGGCATAGTATAGGTGAATATGTAGCAGCTTGTCTTGCGGGGGTATTTAGTTTAGAAGATGCTTTAAAACTTGTTTCAGCCAGATCGAAGCTAATACAAAGCTTACCAACAAATGGCGCAATGCTGGCTGTTTTTTGCGATCAAGAAAAGATAGATTTTGTCTTAAATAAAAATATAAGTATTGCTGCTTATAATGGCTCGCATATTGTATTATCTGGACTAAAAGTTGATATAGATAACATTATCAAAGAGCTAGAATCATCAGAAATAAAAACGCAATTATTAAATGTAAATTATGCTTTTCATTCTCCTTTAATGCAGCCTATTATAGAGGATTTTGAAAAAGTTGCTAAAACTATCAATTATTCTTTACCACAGATACTAATGATTTCCAATATTACAGGAGAATTGGCTAACGAACCTGTAGCTACTCCACAGTATTGGACAGATCATATTTTAAAGCCAGTTCAATTTGCCAAAAGTATCAAATATTTAGATCGGCAAGTGAGTATATTTCTAGAAGTCGGCACAAAACCAACATTGACAGGAATGGCACAAAGTATTTCAGATAATAAACTATTTTTGTATAGTCTTAATCCTAAACATGATGACTGGCTACAAATATTAGAGGCATTATCACAGTTATATATTGCAGGAGTAGATATTAATTGGTCAGAAGTCAGCAAAAACTATAACGGTCAAAAAATATCTTTGCCCACTTACCCTTTTCAAAGACAAAGATACTGGTTTGATATCCCTAAACCAGACATTATTAGGCAATATAGAAATAATACGCTACAGACTACTCACCCTTTATTAGGAAAGCCTTTATCCTCTCCTTTAAAACAAACAATATTTCAATCTCACCTCCAGTCTAATAGTATTACTTGGCTGCAAGATCACTGTTTGGCTAACAAGCCTGTCCTTCCTGGTACTGCTTATTTAGAAATGGTCATAGCATCTGGAGTATTTCAGTTTAAAACTAAGCGACTAACTATTAAAGATGTAGCTATTGATTCCCCTCTCTATATAAAAGAAAGTTATGTACCTGAAATTCAGTTAATCTTGTCTCCTGAACAAGATACCGCAGCTTGTGAAGTTTACAGTTTTGATAATGATAATGAACAATGGCAATTAAATAGTTCTGGTCAAGTTTTGCCTCTAGAAGCTACAGCAGATAAGTTACAGCTAGAAGTTATTAAATCTTGGTTCAAAAATTTAGAGTTAGACGTTACTCAGTACTATCAACAGTGTCAGCAAAGAGGAATTAATTACGGTAAAAGCTTCCAGGGAATAAAACAATTATGGGCAAATGAAAATGAGGCTTTAGGATTAATTGAATTACCAAATCATTTAAACAGCAATGAGTATTATTTCCATCCTGCACTATTAGATTCTTGTCTACAAATATTATTTGCAGCTTTACCAAGCGAGTTGTCTACCGCAACCTATATTCCTGTCGGCTTGGATAAATTAGATTTGTATAGTCTGCCAGGTAATAAAGTCTGGAGTTATCTAGAATTAGAACAAGACAGTAAATATAACACAGGCTTGTCAGCCAAAATCCAGCTATATAACGATTACGGCGATTTGGTTGCCAAACTCACAGGCTTGAAATCTCAAGCAGTAAATTCCCAACCTCGTTGGCAAAATTGGCTATATCAGCAGCAATGGATACAGCAGCCTTTATCATCTAAATCTTCTCTGGCTATTGAAACTGGTACGTGGTTGATTTTTGCCGATAGTACAGGTATTGGTAACAAGTTACTTACGCTTTTAGAATTACAGCAGCAACAATGTCATCTTGTTACCCGCCATATTATTAAAGATAACCCTGAAGCATTTCAAAGTTTAATACAGCAACATCAAGATCTAGCAGGGGTTATTTATCTTTGCAGTTTAGATGAGATCGAAGATTGGCGAGAGTGTGAAAGTTATTTATATTTGGTACAGGCTTTAATACAACACAATGATAATCCTCCCTTGTGGTTTGTTACCCGTAATGCCCAACCTGTAGATAACTATCAACTGACATCGGCAATAAAACAGTCTTGTCTTTGGGGGATGCAGAAAGCGATCGCCTTGGAACATCCAGAGTTATTATGTGTAGGGATAGATCTAGATCGCAATTCTACAAACAACGAAGCAGAGACTATCTTCCAGGAAATTTGCGCGGTATTAAATGAACAGGTTGGCTATAGAAATAATCAGCGTTATGTAGCTAGGTTGGTTAGATTTGACAAGGAGACGAAGAGACAAGGAGACGAAGAGACGAGGAGACGAGGAGACAAGGAGACTGGGAGACTGGGAGACAAGGAGACTGGAAGAGAAAACTCTACTGAATTTAATTTGCAGTTAGAGATTAATGATCCTGGTAATTTGGATAGCTTACAGTGGAAATCAATCAGCCGACAACAGCCTCAAGATCATGAAATAGAAATAGAAGTTAAAGCAACTGGTTTGAACTTCCGTGATGTGATGGTTGCTTTAGATTTATATCCCGACGAGACGAAATTCTTGGGCTTAGAATGTGCAGGAATAGTTACCGCATTAGGTAAAGAGGTAAACGATTTTAAACTTGGAGATGCAGTAATTGCTATTTCAGATAATAGCTTTAGTCGGTATCTTACCGTTAATTCTCTGCTGGCTATCCCTAAACCAGAATCTCTCAGCTATGAAGAGGCTGCAACTATTCCCGTAACTTTCCTTACTGCCTACTACACCCTTATTTATTTGGCACGAATACAGCCAGGGGAAAAAGTCTTAATTCACTCAGCAGCAGGTGGTGTTGGTTTGGCTGCGATACAGATAGCCCAACAGCAAGGCGCAGAAATATTTGCTACTGCCTCAACTCCCAAATGGGAATTGCTTAGATCAATGGGAGTAAAAAATATTATGAACTCCCGCAGTCTGGATTTTGCTGAGGAAATTGTATCTGCCACCGATGGTAAAGGTGTAGATGTAATACTTAATTCCTTGTCAGGTGAATTTATTTCTAAAAGTGTGTCCGTGTTAAACGATCGCGGGCATTTTATCGAAATAGGTAAGCAGGGTATTTGGTCTAAGCAAGATGTGGCTGAAGTTAAACCAAATATTAATTACTTTATTATCGATCTGTGGCGAATTACCCAAGATCAGCCTGAATTAATTCAACAGATGCTTGGTGATGTGTTGTCGCAATTTGCTACAGAAAAACTCAAACCCTTACCCCACACTATATTCTCTAGCGATAAAATTATTGATGCTTTTCGCTATATGCAGCAAGGAAAACATCAAGGCAAAATTATAATCACCCCGTCACCCCGTCACCCCATCACCCCGTTACTCCCTCATTTCGACGGCACATATTTAATAACAGGAGGAATGGGTGCAATTGGTTTAGAGGTAGCTCAGTGGTTAACAACTAAAGGAATAAAAAATATTGTTTTACTTGGACGTAGCGCAGTAAAACCTGAATTACAGAGCAAGCTGCAAAAAATACAAGGGGATGCCCAAGTTAATCTTATTAAAGCAGATATTGCTGATACAAATCAACTAGCCCAGGCTTTATCACAAATCGAATCAACACTACCTCCCCTGCGAGGAGTCATTCACTGTGCTGGAGTAACAAGCGATCGCACTATCTTAAAACAAGATTGGTCAAGCTTTAGCCAGGTTCTCGCGCCTAAAGTTCAGGGGGCATGGAATTTACACCTTTTAACGCAAAAATATGACTTAGAAAGCTTTATTTTGTTTTCTTCAGCTAGTTCTTTAGTTGGTTCGCCAGGACAAGCCAATTATTGTGCTGCCAATGCTTTTCTCGATGCTTTAGCTCATGGTCGTCGTCGTTTAGGTTTACCTGCGAGCGCAATTAATTGGGGTGCATGGCAAAACACTGGGCTAGCTGCTGACACTCAAATA
- a CDS encoding 2-isopropylmalate synthase: MKTVTLTIFDETLRDGEQQVGIFFDEKIKRTLANLIIKTGVHHLALMPAIHHTEAKLVKSLIDQGSNKIIVASTMMGESYIDESKECGVETIILFNAVSDRLLCLRDPQLRYQTSQDLDPATIHQIRQRMLDKVLAHLKYAAAKGLKICFAAEDASRADFDFLVECITKFQPYIKQFLLCDTVGILTPENTKLWIRNLIEFTGNQTPLSVHFHNDRGLALENTIQAVLAGATGISGTFGGIGERAGNVALEQVLNGLKLRYGWQVAGINYDAFTKVTDYLSSQGFTANTPYSPASLRYETGIHVDSLFCDSTSYYLFSHGQPEIWFGKFSGASNFKYFFEHHLNQPLTKEKYQEFREKIKNLAIQQKRSFSGEEVLKYLI, encoded by the coding sequence ATGAAAACGGTTACACTGACTATTTTTGATGAAACTCTAAGAGATGGCGAACAACAGGTTGGCATCTTTTTTGATGAAAAAATTAAGCGCACTCTAGCTAACTTAATTATCAAAACAGGAGTACATCATTTGGCTTTAATGCCAGCCATTCATCATACAGAAGCCAAGTTAGTCAAAAGTTTAATTGACCAAGGATCTAACAAAATTATCGTCGCCTCTACCATGATGGGAGAAAGCTATATAGACGAGTCAAAAGAGTGTGGTGTAGAAACAATTATTCTGTTTAATGCAGTCAGCGATCGCCTATTATGTTTAAGAGATCCTCAGTTACGCTACCAAACTAGTCAGGATCTAGATCCCGCAACAATTCATCAAATCCGCCAACGAATGCTAGACAAAGTTTTAGCACATCTAAAATATGCTGCTGCTAAAGGTTTAAAAATATGTTTTGCAGCCGAAGATGCCAGTCGTGCCGATTTTGACTTTTTGGTAGAGTGTATTACAAAATTTCAGCCTTATATTAAGCAATTCCTACTCTGCGATACCGTCGGCATTCTTACCCCTGAAAATACTAAGCTTTGGATCAGAAATTTAATCGAGTTTACTGGCAACCAAACCCCTTTGTCTGTCCATTTTCACAACGATCGCGGTTTAGCTTTAGAAAACACTATTCAAGCAGTTTTAGCTGGGGCGACGGGCATTTCGGGTACGTTTGGTGGTATTGGCGAAAGAGCGGGAAATGTGGCACTAGAACAAGTTTTAAATGGTTTAAAACTGCGCTATGGTTGGCAGGTAGCAGGAATCAACTACGATGCTTTTACCAAAGTGACTGACTATCTATCCAGTCAGGGATTTACTGCCAATACTCCTTATTCCCCCGCCAGCTTACGTTATGAAACAGGAATTCATGTAGATTCCTTATTTTGTGACTCCACTAGCTACTATCTTTTCTCTCATGGTCAACCTGAAATCTGGTTTGGCAAATTTAGTGGTGCGAGTAACTTTAAATATTTTTTTGAGCATCATCTAAACCAGCCTCTAACCAAAGAAAAATATCAAGAGTTTAGGGAAAAAATAAAAAATCTTGCTATTCAACAAAAACGCTCTTTTTCTGGGGAAGAGGTATTGAAATATCTAATTTAA
- a CDS encoding type II toxin-antitoxin system VapC family toxin codes for MKSKNKIVLDASALLALLNKEKGHEKVAAVIDRATMNTVNIAEVITKLAQLGIPLSEIEMIFTGLNIDLVDFDMNMAILAGNLIMKTHEFGLSLGDRACLAFAESQDYSVVTADKAWQNVQSLLPIKIIFIR; via the coding sequence GTGAAGTCGAAGAATAAGATTGTTTTAGATGCCTCGGCACTATTGGCACTGCTAAATAAGGAAAAAGGACACGAAAAAGTAGCTGCTGTAATAGATCGGGCAACTATGAATACAGTCAATATTGCTGAGGTTATTACAAAGCTAGCTCAATTAGGTATTCCACTTTCTGAAATCGAGATGATTTTTACAGGGCTAAACATCGATCTGGTTGACTTTGATATGAACATGGCAATATTAGCAGGGAATCTGATTATGAAAACCCACGAGTTTGGTTTATCCCTGGGGGATCGTGCTTGTTTAGCTTTTGCTGAGTCACAAGATTATTCTGTAGTAACAGCAGATAAAGCTTGGCAAAACGTCCAGTCATTATTGCCAATAAAAATTATTTTCATCCGCTAA